One Dietzia sp. JS16-p6b genomic window carries:
- a CDS encoding alpha/beta hydrolase: MSPAQRVEALVIALDHAESTAASVGRETAETAADLDSVARRLGGGSGAARAFGSAGGPASAAGAREGPGGSAGWSGHAGARARARVGDAAAEARMLSGACLYLADVLRVEGSRLARALIAWADDEQVRPGGGDDTEVIDADLALSVRLRDAADSLAGYTDAATVACLDLSGTTDDDPRVVAGLWHSLGPAERERLARDHPDLGSVAGLSSATRDAINRTRLRRLTEAGATPGLVALGDHLAEDPGRHLLALHRDGRAVVASGDPDGADTVVTLIPGTGSSIQSIDRTAERARAMCDEGAVPNTGSCVSVSWQGYDAPEKVSEAGLSAAPARAHAHDLRTFAAGLDAVERMDGVDSPHAAVGYSYGSAVLGAAAADPSGLAADRMIHVGSPGATVDSVAQQWLDEGGTARRAEDRDVVGVASRWDPVPWWSTTGVLGERPGTEDFGGLGVDVTEPGSGPGSSRGVHSAYFDRGTVSLAELGRLVADRD, translated from the coding sequence GTGTCTCCGGCGCAGCGGGTTGAGGCGCTGGTCATCGCTCTGGACCACGCCGAGTCCACCGCCGCGTCGGTGGGGCGGGAGACCGCGGAGACGGCCGCGGACCTGGACTCCGTGGCCCGCAGGCTCGGAGGGGGCTCCGGCGCTGCCAGGGCTTTCGGTTCCGCAGGGGGTCCCGCTTCCGCAGCGGGCGCGCGTGAGGGACCCGGTGGTTCGGCTGGTTGGTCCGGTCACGCTGGAGCGCGTGCGCGTGCTCGCGTCGGAGATGCGGCCGCCGAGGCCAGGATGCTCTCCGGGGCCTGTCTCTACCTGGCGGACGTGCTGCGGGTGGAGGGTTCGAGGCTGGCGAGGGCGCTGATCGCGTGGGCGGACGACGAGCAGGTGCGCCCGGGTGGGGGAGACGACACGGAGGTCATCGACGCCGACCTGGCCCTGTCGGTCCGGTTGCGCGACGCGGCCGACTCGCTCGCCGGATACACGGATGCCGCGACGGTGGCCTGCCTCGATCTGTCCGGGACGACCGACGATGATCCTCGCGTCGTGGCCGGGTTGTGGCACTCTCTCGGGCCGGCGGAGAGGGAACGACTCGCGCGGGACCACCCGGATCTGGGTTCGGTGGCCGGGTTGTCCTCCGCGACCCGGGACGCGATCAACCGGACGCGGCTCCGCAGGCTCACGGAGGCGGGGGCGACTCCCGGGCTCGTCGCGCTGGGCGACCACCTCGCCGAGGACCCAGGCCGGCACCTGCTCGCGCTCCATCGGGACGGTCGGGCGGTGGTGGCGAGCGGGGACCCCGACGGTGCGGACACCGTGGTGACGCTCATCCCCGGCACGGGCTCGTCGATCCAGTCGATTGATCGCACGGCCGAGCGCGCGAGAGCGATGTGTGACGAGGGCGCGGTCCCGAACACCGGGTCGTGTGTCTCTGTGTCGTGGCAGGGATACGACGCCCCGGAGAAGGTCAGCGAAGCGGGGTTGTCGGCAGCGCCCGCGCGTGCGCATGCCCATGACCTGAGGACCTTCGCCGCCGGCCTGGATGCCGTCGAGAGGATGGACGGCGTGGACTCCCCGCACGCGGCGGTGGGCTACAGCTACGGATCCGCGGTCCTGGGCGCGGCCGCGGCGGATCCGAGCGGTCTGGCCGCGGACCGGATGATCCACGTGGGCAGCCCCGGCGCAACCGTCGACTCGGTCGCTCAGCAGTGGCTCGACGAGGGTGGGACCGCGCGCCGAGCCGAGGACCGCGACGTGGTGGGTGTGGCCTCGCGGTGGGATCCGGTGCCGTGGTGGTCGACCACCGGGGTGCTGGGCGAGCGGCCGGGGACGGAGGACTTCGGCGGGCTCGGGGTCGACGTCACCGAACCCGGGTCCGGGCCGGGGTCGAGCCGGGGTGTGCACTCGGCCTACTTCGACCGCGGGACGGTGTCGCTTGCCGAACTCGGGAGGCTCGTCGCGGATCGGGACTGA
- a CDS encoding DUF1648 domain-containing protein — MTTTNSVADEARGLPREPSGPWIRALVVSTLLIWLAVLAWQVMVLPERVPIHFGSGGRADGWSGKAGALAFSGVLPLTVLALVPLTSLLVLRAPELINGPNKQWWTSTASRLRRFERLVREDLWLIVVVTLALLVAMQVGIVIASESPDQRMPGGLLLGGTGLFGAGMVAVLLRMYVGDRYAEDPDLD; from the coding sequence ATGACGACGACGAACTCGGTCGCCGACGAGGCCCGCGGGCTGCCCAGGGAGCCGTCCGGTCCGTGGATCCGTGCACTCGTCGTGTCCACCCTGCTGATCTGGCTGGCGGTGCTCGCCTGGCAGGTGATGGTGCTCCCCGAGCGGGTCCCGATCCATTTCGGTTCCGGGGGGCGGGCTGACGGGTGGTCCGGCAAGGCCGGGGCGTTGGCGTTCTCAGGGGTGCTGCCGCTCACCGTGTTGGCGTTGGTCCCGCTCACGTCGTTGCTCGTCCTGCGGGCACCGGAACTCATCAACGGGCCAAACAAGCAGTGGTGGACGTCGACCGCCTCGAGGTTGCGCAGATTCGAGCGACTGGTCCGTGAGGACCTGTGGCTGATCGTGGTGGTCACACTCGCGCTCCTGGTGGCGATGCAGGTGGGGATCGTGATCGCCTCCGAGTCGCCGGACCAGCGGATGCCGGGGGGTCTGCTCCTCGGCGGTACGGGGCTGTTCGGCGCGGGCATGGTCGCGGTACTGCTCCGGATGTACGTCGGTGATCGGTACGCCGAGGACCCCGACCTGGACTGA
- the purT gene encoding formate-dependent phosphoribosylglycinamide formyltransferase, protein MTAAHDPLAPPVVDRLGTPGSPGATRVMLLGSGELGKEVTIALQRLGVEVIAVDRYSGAPAHQVAHRSHTIDMTDSGEVRRVVELEEPHVILPEIEAIATAALAQIEQDGLARVVPTARAVQLTMDREGIRRLAAEELGLPTSRYAFASSLEELQEACDRIGFPCLVKPTMSSSGKGQSSLHAPEDVEAAWAYAQSGARVTGARVIVESFVDFEYEITLLTVRSVDPATGAIRTDFCEPIGHRQERGDYVESWQPQAMTQDAYDSARSVAARVTGALGGVGVFGVELFVQGVDVYFSEVSPRPHDTGLVTLRSQVLSEFDMHARAVLGLPVVTTMSSPGASAVIYGGAGIAHDPEGDPEGGSSGVVEGVGFEGVARALAVPESDLRLFGKPSASEFRRMGVAVATAEDVETARERAREAASRVTVVK, encoded by the coding sequence ATGACCGCAGCGCACGATCCCCTCGCCCCGCCAGTCGTCGACCGCCTCGGCACGCCGGGGAGTCCCGGCGCGACGCGCGTGATGCTCCTGGGCTCGGGCGAGCTGGGCAAAGAGGTCACCATTGCGCTGCAGCGCCTGGGTGTCGAGGTGATCGCGGTCGACCGGTACTCCGGCGCCCCCGCCCACCAGGTCGCCCACCGCAGCCACACGATCGACATGACCGACTCAGGCGAGGTGCGGCGGGTGGTGGAGCTCGAGGAGCCGCACGTGATCCTACCGGAGATCGAGGCCATCGCCACCGCCGCGTTGGCGCAGATCGAACAGGACGGGCTGGCGCGAGTCGTCCCCACGGCCCGCGCAGTGCAGCTGACCATGGACCGCGAGGGGATCCGGCGCCTGGCCGCCGAGGAGCTGGGCCTGCCCACGAGTCGCTACGCGTTCGCCTCGTCGCTGGAGGAGTTGCAGGAGGCATGCGACCGGATCGGGTTCCCGTGCCTGGTCAAGCCCACGATGTCGTCGTCGGGAAAGGGGCAGTCCTCCCTCCACGCCCCCGAGGACGTGGAGGCCGCCTGGGCTTATGCGCAGTCGGGTGCGCGGGTGACGGGGGCGCGGGTGATCGTGGAGTCGTTCGTGGACTTCGAGTACGAGATCACCCTGCTCACCGTCCGCAGCGTGGACCCGGCCACCGGAGCGATCCGAACGGATTTCTGCGAGCCGATCGGTCACCGTCAGGAGCGCGGGGACTACGTCGAGTCGTGGCAGCCCCAGGCCATGACCCAGGACGCCTACGATTCGGCGCGCTCGGTCGCGGCGCGCGTGACCGGCGCACTCGGTGGGGTCGGGGTGTTCGGGGTGGAACTGTTCGTGCAGGGCGTCGACGTCTACTTCTCCGAGGTCAGCCCGCGGCCGCACGACACCGGCCTGGTGACGCTGCGCAGCCAGGTGCTCAGCGAGTTCGACATGCACGCCCGCGCCGTCCTGGGTCTGCCCGTGGTCACCACGATGTCCAGCCCGGGAGCGTCTGCGGTGATCTACGGCGGCGCCGGCATCGCGCACGATCCTGAGGGTGACCCCGAGGGCGGCTCGAGCGGTGTGGTCGAGGGCGTGGGGTTCGAGGGCGTGGCCCGTGCGCTCGCGGTCCCGGAATCGGATCTGCGACTGTTCGGCAAGCCCTCGGCCAGCGAGTTCCGCCGTATGGGAGTGGCCGTGGCGACCGCCGAGGACGTGGAGACCGCGAGGGAACGGGCCCGCGAGGCCGCCTCCCGCGTGACGGTGGTGAAGTAG
- a CDS encoding CaiB/BaiF CoA-transferase family protein encodes MTTASPGPLAGIRVVELNGIGPGPHACMMLADLGADVVTVMRPGELATQVGGWAHITRRGRTVVEANLKSDDGLAQVRGLIAKADVLVEGFRPGVTERMGLGPDECLELNPRLVYARMTGWGQHGPLAHTAGHDLNYISLTGHLNATARKGERPVPPLNLVGDFGGGSMFLVQGILAAIIERATSGSGQVIDAAMTDGASVLGQFQWAMRARDQWSDVAGTNMLDTGFPFYDVYTCSDGKFMAVGCLEPQFYAEFARLLGIDGDGMPGQFDMDRWDELREIIAATFAEKPRDEWAELFYGTDACTTPVLTYTEALSHPHMTARETFVEVGGDMGPAPAPRFSRTPAPAVPAAPPREVTAIDQVWA; translated from the coding sequence GTGACCACTGCCTCCCCCGGCCCCCTGGCCGGCATCCGCGTCGTCGAACTCAACGGCATCGGCCCCGGCCCCCACGCCTGCATGATGCTCGCCGATCTGGGCGCCGACGTCGTGACCGTCATGCGTCCCGGCGAACTCGCCACCCAGGTCGGCGGCTGGGCGCACATCACCCGGCGCGGCCGGACCGTGGTGGAGGCGAACCTCAAGAGCGACGACGGGTTGGCGCAGGTCCGCGGTCTGATCGCCAAGGCCGACGTGCTGGTCGAGGGCTTCCGGCCCGGGGTGACCGAACGTATGGGACTCGGCCCCGACGAGTGCCTCGAGCTCAACCCGCGGCTCGTCTACGCACGGATGACCGGGTGGGGTCAGCACGGCCCGCTCGCCCACACGGCCGGTCACGACCTCAACTACATCTCGCTCACCGGTCACCTCAACGCCACCGCCCGCAAGGGCGAGCGCCCGGTGCCTCCGCTCAACCTGGTCGGCGACTTCGGCGGTGGGTCGATGTTCCTCGTCCAGGGCATCCTCGCCGCCATCATCGAACGCGCCACCTCGGGCAGCGGCCAGGTCATCGACGCCGCGATGACCGACGGCGCCTCCGTACTGGGCCAGTTCCAGTGGGCCATGCGCGCACGGGACCAGTGGTCGGACGTCGCCGGGACGAACATGCTCGACACCGGGTTCCCGTTCTACGATGTCTACACCTGCTCCGACGGCAAGTTCATGGCAGTGGGCTGTCTGGAGCCGCAGTTCTATGCGGAGTTCGCCCGGCTGCTCGGCATCGACGGCGACGGCATGCCCGGCCAGTTCGACATGGATCGTTGGGACGAGTTGCGGGAGATCATCGCCGCCACGTTCGCCGAGAAGCCCCGCGACGAGTGGGCCGAGCTCTTCTACGGCACCGACGCCTGCACGACCCCGGTGCTGACCTACACGGAGGCGCTGTCCCATCCCCACATGACGGCGAGGGAGACCTTCGTCGAGGTCGGCGGGGACATGGGGCCCGCGCCCGCGCCGCGGTTCTCGCGTACCCCTGCGCCCGCCGTCCCGGCGGCGCCGCCGCGTGAGGTGACCGCGATCGATCAGGTCTGGGCCTGA
- a CDS encoding GntR family transcriptional regulator, giving the protein MTLAVDPASAEPPFRQLKGQIVEGVRRGLLTAGTRMPAVRTLAEEVGVSTATAAKVYRELEESGVLEGRGRSGTFVSAADLPGAVLTRAAEEFAERAAGAGFDVEDAADAVRNAFRHLR; this is encoded by the coding sequence ATGACCCTGGCCGTGGACCCGGCCTCAGCGGAGCCGCCGTTCCGCCAGCTCAAAGGGCAGATCGTCGAGGGAGTCCGGCGCGGCTTACTCACGGCGGGCACGCGGATGCCCGCCGTGCGCACACTCGCGGAGGAGGTCGGGGTCTCCACCGCGACGGCCGCGAAGGTCTATCGCGAACTAGAGGAGTCGGGCGTGTTGGAGGGTCGCGGCCGCTCGGGAACGTTCGTCTCCGCCGCTGACCTGCCCGGGGCGGTGCTGACCCGGGCCGCGGAGGAGTTCGCAGAGCGGGCCGCGGGGGCGGGATTCGACGTCGAGGACGCCGCGGACGCGGTCCGCAACGCCTTCCGGCACCTGCGCTGA
- a CDS encoding adenylosuccinate synthase, translated as MPAIVLIGAQWGDEGKGKATDILGGRVEYVVKPNGGNNAGHTVVVGGEKYELKLLPAGILSPTAVPVIGNGVVVNLEALFEEIDGLEARGADTSRLRISADAHLVAPYHQALDKVTERFLGKKAIGTTGRGIGPTYADKVSRVGIRVQDVFDESILRQKIEGALHLKNQIFVKIYNRRAVEVEEMVEYFLGYADRLRPMVSDTALMLNQALERGESVLMEGGQATMLDVDHGTYPFVTSSNPTAGGACVGSGVGPTKITHSLGIVKAYTTRVGAGPFPTELFDKWGEYLQVTGGEVGVNTGRTRRCGWYDAVIARYAARVNGFTDYFLTKLDVLTGIGEIPICVAYDVDGVRHDEMPMSQTDFHHATPIYETMPGWEDDIRGAREFGDLPPEARDYVLRLEELAGCHMSYIGVGPGRDENVVRRDILG; from the coding sequence ATGCCAGCGATCGTCCTGATCGGCGCCCAATGGGGCGACGAGGGCAAGGGTAAGGCCACCGACATCCTCGGTGGCCGCGTCGAGTACGTGGTCAAGCCCAACGGCGGCAACAACGCCGGGCACACCGTGGTGGTGGGTGGCGAGAAGTACGAGCTCAAGCTCCTGCCCGCCGGCATCCTCTCGCCCACGGCCGTGCCGGTGATCGGCAACGGTGTGGTGGTCAACCTCGAGGCGCTGTTCGAGGAGATCGACGGCCTCGAGGCCCGCGGCGCCGACACCTCGCGGCTGCGCATCTCCGCCGACGCCCACCTGGTGGCCCCGTATCACCAGGCGCTGGACAAGGTGACCGAGCGGTTCCTGGGCAAGAAGGCCATCGGGACCACCGGTCGAGGCATCGGCCCCACCTACGCGGACAAGGTCTCGCGGGTGGGGATCCGCGTGCAGGACGTCTTCGACGAATCCATCCTGCGGCAGAAGATCGAGGGCGCGCTGCACCTCAAGAACCAGATCTTCGTCAAGATCTACAACCGCCGGGCGGTCGAGGTCGAGGAGATGGTCGAGTACTTCCTCGGCTACGCCGACCGGCTCCGTCCCATGGTCAGCGACACCGCCCTCATGCTCAACCAGGCCCTGGAGCGCGGCGAATCCGTTCTCATGGAGGGCGGCCAGGCCACCATGCTGGACGTCGACCACGGCACCTATCCGTTCGTCACCTCGTCCAACCCCACCGCCGGCGGCGCCTGCGTGGGGTCGGGCGTCGGCCCCACCAAGATCACGCACTCGCTGGGCATCGTCAAGGCGTACACCACGCGCGTGGGAGCAGGCCCGTTCCCCACCGAGCTCTTTGACAAGTGGGGTGAGTACCTGCAGGTCACCGGTGGTGAGGTGGGCGTCAACACCGGTCGCACCCGACGTTGCGGGTGGTACGACGCCGTGATCGCCCGCTATGCCGCGCGCGTCAACGGCTTCACCGATTACTTCCTCACCAAGCTGGACGTGCTCACCGGCATCGGCGAGATCCCGATCTGCGTGGCCTACGACGTCGACGGCGTGCGGCACGACGAGATGCCCATGTCGCAGACCGATTTCCATCACGCCACGCCGATCTACGAGACCATGCCCGGCTGGGAGGACGACATCCGCGGTGCGCGCGAGTTCGGTGATCTGCCGCCGGAGGCCCGCGACTACGTGCTGCGGCTCGAGGAGCTGGCCGGCTGCCACATGTCGTATATCGGAGTGGGGCCGGGCCGCGACGAGAACGTGGTGCGGCGCGACATCCTGGGCTGA
- a CDS encoding biotin-dependent carboxyltransferase family protein — MSLMVLRAGPAALVQDLGRPGRAALGVTSSGAADRAAAALALRCVGTDPGAAVLEVLLGGLVLMTDAPAVVAVTGARGLVVVTTSAGSRRTAAAGEVLRLDAGSTLEIGRPDVGVRTYVGVRGGIEVPPVLGSRSRDTLSGLGPPPLEAGDVLAVGDAVVGPWADDWHASGGDPRLGAGSESRGRRPRRLVLDVIPGPRDDLFPPAAWRVLAETGHVSAHADRVGVRIDPAGPVPRSSTGEIPSEGMVRGAVQIPADGAPVVFGPDHPVTGGYPVIGVLTSRSSDALSQLLPGAPVSFRRVSD, encoded by the coding sequence ATGAGCCTGATGGTCCTCCGCGCCGGCCCGGCCGCACTGGTGCAGGACCTCGGCAGACCCGGCCGCGCCGCGCTCGGGGTCACAAGCTCGGGCGCCGCCGACCGCGCCGCCGCCGCGCTCGCCCTGCGCTGCGTCGGGACCGACCCCGGGGCGGCGGTGCTCGAGGTGTTGCTGGGCGGGTTGGTGCTCATGACGGACGCGCCGGCGGTGGTCGCGGTGACGGGTGCGCGGGGCCTCGTCGTCGTCACCACCTCTGCCGGGTCCCGACGAACCGCCGCCGCCGGCGAGGTGTTGAGGTTGGACGCCGGTTCGACGCTCGAGATCGGCCGGCCGGACGTCGGAGTCCGCACCTACGTCGGGGTGCGCGGCGGGATCGAGGTGCCGCCGGTGTTGGGCAGCAGGTCGCGCGACACCCTCTCCGGGCTCGGGCCTCCGCCACTGGAGGCCGGGGACGTGCTGGCCGTGGGCGACGCCGTCGTGGGCCCCTGGGCGGACGACTGGCACGCGTCGGGCGGGGATCCGCGGCTGGGGGCGGGGTCGGAAAGTCGGGGGAGACGCCCCCGACGCCTCGTGCTGGACGTGATCCCCGGCCCGCGCGACGACCTCTTCCCGCCCGCCGCGTGGCGGGTTCTGGCGGAGACCGGGCACGTCAGCGCGCACGCGGACCGGGTCGGGGTGCGCATCGACCCCGCCGGACCCGTCCCCCGGTCGAGCACCGGGGAGATCCCCAGCGAGGGGATGGTCCGCGGCGCCGTGCAGATCCCGGCGGACGGGGCGCCCGTCGTGTTCGGGCCCGATCACCCCGTCACGGGCGGGTACCCGGTGATCGGGGTGCTGACCTCGCGGTCCTCGGACGCCCTGTCCCAGCTCCTGCCGGGAGCGCCGGTGAGCTTCCGGAGGGTGTCGGACTGA
- a CDS encoding allophanate hydrolase subunit 1, protein MTTTRIRPCGEAALMLDCADLSAAVELARRVEQRCPEAVDVVAGARTVLVTARDATALPALRGRLEELLARDTRAAPAERPPGGTHDSGHHDGGRVRDVVLDVRYDGPDLSEVADLAELSTDALIRRHQAITWRAAFGGFAPGFFYLVDERDLTGDGTVSRGDRAATGANGGRAPAGGRPPERLPVVPRLGAPRPRVPAGSVGLADRFCAVYPGASPGGWRLIGTTDAPLWDPDRPEPALLAPGDRVRFRSVHPQGGSR, encoded by the coding sequence ATGACGACGACGAGGATCCGCCCCTGCGGCGAAGCGGCGCTGATGCTCGACTGTGCTGACCTGTCCGCGGCGGTGGAGCTGGCGCGGCGCGTGGAGCAGCGGTGCCCGGAGGCGGTGGACGTGGTCGCCGGGGCCCGGACGGTTCTGGTGACCGCCCGGGATGCCACGGCCCTCCCCGCGTTGCGCGGCAGGCTCGAGGAGTTGCTGGCGCGGGACACGCGTGCGGCGCCGGCCGAGCGCCCCCCAGGCGGTACTCACGACTCCGGACATCACGACGGCGGGCGGGTCCGCGACGTGGTCCTCGACGTCCGCTACGACGGCCCCGACCTGAGCGAGGTCGCCGATCTCGCCGAACTCTCGACGGACGCTCTGATCCGCCGACACCAAGCGATCACCTGGCGCGCCGCGTTCGGTGGATTCGCGCCCGGGTTCTTCTATCTCGTGGACGAGCGGGACCTGACCGGGGATGGGACCGTATCGCGGGGCGACCGCGCCGCCACCGGAGCGAACGGTGGGCGGGCCCCCGCGGGTGGGCGGCCGCCCGAGCGCCTGCCCGTGGTCCCGCGGCTGGGCGCCCCGCGGCCACGGGTCCCGGCGGGATCGGTGGGGCTGGCCGACCGCTTCTGCGCCGTCTATCCCGGCGCCTCCCCCGGAGGCTGGCGACTGATCGGCACCACCGACGCCCCGCTCTGGGACCCGGACCGCCCGGAGCCGGCGCTGCTGGCCCCCGGCGACCGCGTCCGGTTCAGGTCGGTTCACCCGCAGGGCGGCTCCCGATGA
- a CDS encoding LamB/YcsF family protein → MDNVHRIDLNCDLGEARRGTLRWSWSLGARSGPDPGDAALLDVVTSANVACGFHAGNRPTMSATAAAAAERGVALGAHPSYRDAANFGRTEMEITRGELADHVYFQLVELDMAARRRGTRVRYVKPHGALYNRIAHDSDQAAGVVDAVLRYADLADEDPLPILGLPGSVVLSHAASVGIAAVSEAFADRGYRADGTLVPRGRPGAVITDADEVAARVVDIAREREISADDGSRIVVSAQSVCVHGDTPGALGLARRVRRALEAAGVEVAPFTGSVSAPPLPSVPPPPRGSPQEDGDRAGARDGPR, encoded by the coding sequence ATGGACAACGTGCACCGTATCGACCTCAACTGCGACCTCGGGGAGGCCCGCCGGGGGACGCTGAGGTGGTCATGGTCGCTGGGCGCGCGATCCGGACCCGATCCCGGCGACGCGGCCCTGCTGGACGTGGTGACCTCCGCCAACGTCGCGTGTGGCTTCCACGCGGGCAACCGCCCCACGATGTCCGCGACCGCCGCGGCCGCGGCGGAACGGGGGGTGGCGTTGGGCGCGCACCCCTCCTATCGGGACGCGGCGAACTTCGGGCGGACCGAGATGGAGATCACGCGCGGCGAACTCGCCGACCACGTGTACTTCCAACTCGTGGAGCTGGACATGGCGGCGCGGAGGCGGGGGACGCGGGTCCGGTACGTCAAACCGCACGGCGCCCTGTACAACCGGATCGCCCACGATTCCGATCAGGCCGCCGGCGTGGTGGACGCCGTCCTGCGATATGCGGACCTCGCCGACGAGGATCCCCTGCCCATCCTCGGCCTGCCGGGTTCGGTGGTGCTCTCGCACGCCGCGTCGGTGGGGATCGCCGCCGTCTCGGAGGCCTTCGCGGACCGCGGGTACCGCGCTGACGGGACGCTGGTGCCGCGCGGTCGGCCCGGGGCGGTGATCACCGACGCGGACGAGGTCGCCGCCCGCGTCGTGGACATCGCGAGAGAACGGGAGATCAGCGCCGACGACGGTTCGCGGATCGTGGTGTCCGCGCAGTCGGTGTGCGTGCACGGCGACACCCCCGGCGCACTCGGGTTGGCCCGCCGGGTCCGCCGGGCGCTCGAGGCGGCCGGGGTGGAGGTGGCGCCGTTCACCGGGTCGGTGTCCGCACCGCCCCTGCCGTCAGTGCCACCCCCGCCGCGCGGGTCGCCGCAGGAGGACGGCGACCGGGCCGGCGCGAGGGACGGGCCCCGATGA
- a CDS encoding FUSC family protein — MSRTRTPPRLSAWRDRLDARTQGVYGALPAPLRARTRRLAYAFLPIVQCGLAAGIAWFLAHDVLGHPAPFFAPIAAALALGTGMGRRIRRGVELVIGVVVGVGLGDLLIAQIGSGPWQITAVVILAMSAAVFLDRGALVGTQAASSAILVATLLPPGSAGGYERMVDAAVGGVVALVAMALMPVHPLRRARREAASLLGVASSVLAEVAQGLDHRDSELIRSALQEARDTQPAVDEIAEQLAGARELVRISPFYRRRRPEEIVLTGVLNPLDNGIRNIRVLARRAIVAVDDQVDVPPALSSLIGALGEALELLTRRVAADPTAPTDAQVHRALRGVAARAKRELVPGSGLTETVMLAQIRSILVDMMQVAGLSKISALATLPPTVRTPAVEPELLEEWPENPDRPPNVVPPLRATRASMARYDDRKRSS, encoded by the coding sequence ATGAGTCGGACCCGCACGCCGCCGCGCCTCTCGGCCTGGCGTGACCGACTGGACGCCCGCACGCAGGGCGTCTACGGCGCGCTCCCGGCCCCACTGAGGGCGCGGACCCGGAGACTCGCGTACGCCTTCCTGCCGATCGTGCAGTGCGGCCTCGCCGCGGGGATCGCCTGGTTCCTCGCCCACGACGTGCTGGGCCACCCGGCGCCGTTCTTCGCGCCCATCGCCGCCGCCCTGGCTCTGGGTACGGGCATGGGTCGCCGGATCCGCCGGGGCGTCGAGCTGGTGATCGGTGTGGTGGTGGGGGTGGGTCTGGGCGACCTCCTGATCGCCCAGATCGGCTCCGGTCCGTGGCAGATCACCGCGGTGGTGATCCTGGCCATGTCCGCGGCGGTGTTCCTCGACCGCGGGGCGCTCGTCGGGACGCAGGCCGCGTCGTCGGCGATCCTCGTGGCCACGCTCCTGCCTCCGGGGAGCGCGGGTGGGTACGAGCGGATGGTCGACGCGGCCGTCGGCGGCGTCGTCGCGCTGGTGGCCATGGCGCTGATGCCCGTTCACCCTCTGCGCCGGGCCCGCCGCGAGGCGGCCTCGCTCCTGGGCGTGGCCTCGTCGGTGCTGGCCGAGGTCGCCCAGGGTCTGGACCACCGGGATTCGGAACTCATCCGCTCCGCCCTGCAGGAGGCCCGCGACACCCAGCCGGCGGTCGACGAGATCGCCGAGCAGCTCGCCGGCGCTCGCGAACTGGTGCGGATCTCGCCGTTCTACCGGCGGCGCCGGCCGGAGGAGATCGTGCTGACGGGCGTGCTCAACCCGCTCGACAACGGGATCCGCAACATCCGTGTCCTGGCCCGGCGGGCCATCGTGGCGGTCGACGACCAGGTCGACGTCCCGCCGGCGCTGAGCTCGCTGATCGGGGCGCTGGGAGAGGCGCTGGAGTTGCTCACGCGCCGCGTGGCCGCCGACCCGACCGCTCCCACCGACGCCCAGGTCCACCGGGCCCTGCGCGGGGTGGCGGCACGGGCCAAGCGGGAGCTGGTGCCGGGGTCCGGCCTCACCGAGACCGTGATGCTGGCGCAGATCCGCTCGATCCTCGTGGACATGATGCAGGTCGCGGGGCTGAGCAAGATCTCCGCGCTGGCCACGCTGCCCCCCACCGTCCGCACGCCCGCCGTGGAGCCGGAACTGCTGGAGGAGTGGCCGGAGAACCCGGACCGGCCCCCGAACGTCGTTCCCCCGCTCAGGGCGACACGAGCCTCCATGGCTCGATATGACGATAGAAAGAGGTCCTCTTGA
- a CDS encoding DUF3151 domain-containing protein, whose product MTQFGDLLGPPPTRLTGDPEAEDAIAAGDDPRAVAASHPTASIAWAELAERALDAGDVIGAYAFARTGYHRGLDQLRRHGWKGFGPVPFDHEPNRGFLRCVAALARAAQSIGEEEEYIRCLDLVNESDPHAAAPLGLA is encoded by the coding sequence ATGACCCAGTTCGGAGATCTCCTCGGCCCCCCGCCCACCCGTCTCACCGGCGACCCCGAGGCGGAGGACGCCATCGCCGCTGGTGACGATCCCCGCGCCGTGGCGGCGTCTCATCCCACCGCGTCGATCGCCTGGGCGGAACTCGCCGAGCGCGCGCTCGACGCCGGTGACGTGATCGGCGCCTATGCATTCGCCCGCACCGGCTACCACCGCGGGCTCGACCAGCTGCGACGTCATGGCTGGAAGGGATTCGGGCCGGTGCCCTTCGATCACGAACCCAACCGTGGCTTCCTGCGGTGCGTGGCCGCCCTGGCCCGCGCCGCGCAGTCGATCGGCGAGGAGGAGGAGTACATCCGGTGTCTGGACCTGGTCAATGAGTCGGACCCGCACGCCGCCGCGCCTCTCGGCCTGGCGTGA